A window of the Cucurbita pepo subsp. pepo cultivar mu-cu-16 chromosome LG01, ASM280686v2, whole genome shotgun sequence genome harbors these coding sequences:
- the LOC111796972 gene encoding probable methyltransferase PMT4: protein MLQLLSSSSKQKVIPLCKEGYDTPSYYQPLVPCISSTTSKRWVPIQNRSSGSHLSSAELEVHGVLSEDYSDDLQIWRSHLKNYWSLLTPLIFSDHPKRPGDEDPLPPFNMIRNVMDMNAHYGGLNAAFVEQKKTVWVMNVVPVESPNTLPLILDQGFAGVLHDWCQPFPTYPRTYDLLHANGLLSQLLSSRCSMIELLVEMDRILRPEGWVILNDKVGAIEKVRMLATQIRWEARVIDFHSGSDQRLLVCQKPFVKK, encoded by the exons ATGCTTcaacttctttcttcttctagcAAGCAGAAAGTTATACCACTTTGTAAAGAAGGGTATGATACTCCATCATATTATCAACCTCTCGTACCATGCATCAGTAGTACTACCAGCAAGCGGTGGGTTCCAATCCAGAACAGGTCTTCTGGTTCCCATTTGAGTTCAGCTGAACTTGAAGTTCATG GTGTTCTATCAGAAGACTACTCTGATGACCTACAAATTTGGCGATCCCATTTGAAAAACTATTGGTCCTTACTTACGCCCTTAATTTTCTCTGACCATCCAAAGAGGCCTGGTGATGAAGATCCATTACCTCCATTTAACATGATACGCAATGTGATGGACATGAATGCCCACTATGGCGGTTTAAATGCTGCGTTTGTGGAGCAGAAGAAAACAGTTTGGGTTATGAATGTTGTGCCTGTTGAGTCTCCCAATACACTTCCGCTCATACTTGATCAAGGTTTTGCTGGTGTTCTGCACGATTG GTGCCAACCTTTCCCCACCTATCCACGAACATATGATTTGCTCCATGCAAATGGGCTCCTCTCACAGCTACTTTCAAGTAGGTGCAGCATGATTGAATTATTAGTGGAAATGGATCGTATACTGCGGCCTGAG GGATGGGTTATCCTGAATGACAAAGTGGGAGCAATAGAGAAGGTGCGAATGCTTGCTACACAGATTCGTTGGGAGGCAAGGGTGATTGACTTTCATAGTGGCAGTGACCAGAGGCTCCTTGTTTGCCAAAAACCATTCGTGAAAAAGTGA